Sequence from the Kribbella aluminosa genome:
GTACGCGCTGGCCGGCGAGCCGGTCGATCGAGAGCGTCTCGTCGTACTGGCGAACGAGATCGAAGGGCACCCCGACAACGTCGCAGCTGCGGCCCTCGGTGGGTTCACCATCGCTTGGACGGAAGGCACGACGTCTGACAAGGAGCTTGGCCGCGCGGTCAGGCTGGAGCCGGCGGCTGGAACTGCCGCGGTTGCTTACGTACCGGACAATCGCGTGCTGACCAAGGAGGCGCGCGGATTGCTGCCGGGCGTTGTTTCCCACAGCGATGCCGCGGCCAATGCAGGAAAGGCCGCACTGCTCGTGGCCGCGCTGACCGGGCGGCCCGAGTTGCTGCTCACCGCGACCGAGGACCGGCTGCACCAGGAGTACCGCGAACCGGCGATGCCGGAGAGCCTCGCGCTGGTCCACGAACTGCGGCGCAGCGGTCTGGCCGCGATCGTCAGCGGGGCCGGCCCGACGGTCGCCGTACTCGGCGGTGACGACGACAAGAGCGCAGGTCGGACCGGGTTTTTCCGGGGTACGCCGGACGCTCCGGACGGCTGGACGAAGTACGAACTGGGAGTCGATCCAGTCGGCGTACAGGTCTGGTCCATGGAGGCGGGCTGACCCGGGGAATGTACCGCGGCGGACACGCGTTGTACGTCGGGAGTCGGCAGAAGGACCCGTAGTGGTGCTAGTCTCGACTCACCCGATCCCCTCCAGGTGATCGGTGTGCTCTCGTCACGATCCGGGCTGTGCTCCCGGCACCCTGTGTTGTGTGGCGACCCTCCTGTGGATGTGACCTTGCGCCGCCTGCGTCGGAGATGTCCGGGGGGACTCAGATCGAGCGAGAGCCCTCTTGTACCCCGCGTGCCCGTTGTGTGGCCGTGGGTGGAATGAAATTGGTCGATGAGCCGTATCGGACATCGACGATCCGTGTGGGAAGGACCTCACGTGACAGAAACTGTTGAAGCCTCCAGCGGAGCGGACGCAGCGGCCACCACCGCCACGCGTCGCCGCAAAGCTGGCGGCGGCCTCGAAGGCATGCTGCTCCCCGAGCTCAAGCAGCTCGCCGGGACGCTCGGCATCAAGGGCACCGGCGCGCTGCGCAAGGGCCAGCTGATCGAGGCGATCAAGGCCGCTCAAGCGGGTTCGTCCGCGGGCGGCTCTACCGGCCGCAGCCGGGCGAAGGCCATGCAGCCGACGCTCGACGAGGCGGCCGAGGCGCCGGCGGCGAAGACCGCCGAGACGCCGGCCAAGCGCGACGGCGGCAGTCGCCGGAGCCGCGCCGCCGCGCAGAAGGACGCGGCCACGGACGCGGCGCCGAGCGAGGCGCCCGCCCAGCACGACGTACAGCACGACGCCCGGCAGAACGGTGCCGCCCCCGAGGCCGCCGTCGAAGCGCCCGCGGCGAGGCAGCCGCAGCCGGAGCCGGCCGCGCAGAACGGTGCCCAGGCCGGCCAGGTCGAGGAGCGCACCGACGACCGTGGTGAGAACCAGGGCCGCACCCGCGACCGGAACAACAACCGGAGCCGCGACAACCAGAACCGCGAGCAGAACCGGGACAACAACCGGGACGCTCAGCGCGACAGCCGGGACGCTCAGCGCGACGGCAACCGCGAGCAGAGCCGCGACAACCGCGGCCGCGACAACCAGGGCCGCGACAACCAGGGCCGGGACAACCGCGGCGACAACCAGCGGAACCGCCAGGACCGGCAGGACCGGCAGGACCGGCAGGATCGTCAGGACCTGAACGACCGGAACATCGACCGGGGCGAGGACGGCGAGGGCCGTCGCCGGCGTCGCCGGGGTCGCGACCGGGAGCGGACCCGCGACGGCCAGGGCGGTCGCGACGGTGGCCGGGACAGCGGGCGCGACGGTGGGCGCGACAGCGTCCGGGACAGCGTCCGGGACAATAGCCGCAACCGCGGCCGCGGCGAGCGGTACGACGCCGAGCCGACGATCTCCGAGGACGACGTCCTGGTCCCCGCGGCCGGCATCCTCGACGTACTCGACAACTACGCGTTCGTCCGGACCAGCGGCTACCTGCCCGGCCCGAACGACGTGTACGTCGCACTCTCGATGGTGAAGCGCTACGGCCTCCGCAAGGGCGACGCGATCACCGGTGCGGTGAAGCAGCCGCAGGAGGGCGAGCGCAAGGAGAAGTTCAACCCGCTGGTCCGGATCGACACCGTGAACGGCGCCGACCCGGAGATCGCCAAGCAGCGGCAGGACTTCAACAAGCTCACCCCGCTGTACGCGACCGAGCGGCTCCGCCTGGAGACCGAGCCGGGGATCCTCACCACCCGGATCGTCGACATCGTCAGCCCGATCGGCAAGGGCCAGCGCGGCCTGATCGTCTCGCCGCCGAAGGCCGGCAAGACGATGGTGCTGCAGGCGCTCGCGAACGCGATCACCACGAACAACCCCGAAGTACACCTGATGGTCGTGCTGGTGGACGAGCGGCCCGAAGAGGTCACCGACATGCAGCGGACGGTCAAGGGCGAGGTCATCGCCTCGACGTTCGACCGGCCGGCCGACGACCACACCACGGTCGCGGAGCTGGCGATCGAGCGGGCCAAGCGGCTGGTGGAGCTCGGCCACGACGTCGTCGTACTGCTGGACTCGATCACCCGGCTGGGCCGTGCGTACAACATCGCGGCGCCGGCCAGCGGGCGGATCCTGTCCGGTGGTGTGGACTCGTCCGCGCTGTACCCGCCGAAGCGATTCTTCGGTGCGGCCCGGAACATCGAGGACGGCGGCTCGCTGACGATCCTCGCGACCGCGCTGATCGAGACCGGCTCGAAGATGGACGAGGTGATCTTCGAGGAGTTCAAGGGCACCGGCAACATGGAGCTCCGGCTGCGCCGCGAGTTCGCCGACCGGCGGATCTTCCCGGCGATCGACGTGGTCGCCTCCGGCACCCGCCGCGAGGAGCTGCTGATGTCCAAGGACGAGACCCAGGTGGTCTGGAAGCTGCGCCGGGTGCTGTCCGCACTCGACGGGCAGGCCGCGCTGGAGCTCCTGATCGGCAAGCTCAAGGAGAGCAAGTCGAACATCGAGTTCCTGCTCCAGGTCAATAAGACCACCCCGTCGACCGGGTCCAGCCACGGCACCACCAACGGCGACTGAACAACCCTCGATTACCAGTTTGCCGCCCTCGGGTGGCAAACTGGTCTGTCGGTTCCGGTTCACGTTCGTACCGTGCGAACGACCCGGGGCACCTGAACCTAGGAGACTGTCTTGAAGAGCGACATCCATCCGACGTACGTGGAGACCACGGTGACCTGCACCTGTGGCGCCACGTTCACCACGCGCTCGACCGCGGAGAACGGCGTCATCCACGCCGACGTGTGCTCGCAGTGCCACCCCTTCTACACCGGCAAGCAGAAGATTCTGGACACCGGTGGCCGGGTCGCCCGCTTCGAGAAGCGGTACGCGAAGAAGTAGCTTTCCTGCCGCGCGCCGGTTCCGCATTCACTTGCGGAACCGGCGCGCGGTTTGTGTTTGTCCAGCCTGAAGGGAGGAGTGCGGCATGTTTGAGGCAGTGGAAACGCTCAAGGCGGAGTACGCCGAGCTGGAGCGGCAGATGTCGGAGCCGGAGCTGCACTCCGACCAGGCCAACGCCCGCCGGGTCGGCAAGCGGTACGCCGCGCTGGCGCCGGTGGTGCGGACGTACGACGAGTGGCTGCAGACCGGCGACGACATCGAGGCGGCCCGGGAGCTGGCGTCCGAGGACCCGGCGTTCGCGGAGGAGGCCACGCGGCTGACGGCGCGGCGGGACGAGCTGACAGACAAGTTGCAGACGCTGCTCGTGCCACGGGACCCCAACGACGACAAGGACGCGATCCTCGAGATCAAGGCCGGCGAGGGCGGCGACGAGTCGGCGCTGTTCGCCGGGGATCTGCTGAAGATGTACCTGAAGTACGCCGAGTCGCAGAACTGGAAGACCGAGGTGCTGGACTCGGCCGAGTCCGACCTCGGCGGGTACAAGTCGATCACGGTCGCGGTGAAGGCAAAGGGTACGCCGGAGCCGGGCGACGCGCCGTACGCGAAACTGAAGTTCGAGGGCGGCGTGCACCGGGTGCAGCGGGTACCGGTGACCGAGTCGCAGGGGCGGATCCACACGTCCGCGGCCGGCGTACTGGTGCTGCCGGAGGCCGAGGACGTCGACGTCGAGATCGACCAGAACGACCTGCGGATCGACGTGTTCCGGTCGTCCGGTCCGGGCGGGCAGAGCGTGAACACGACCGACTCCGCCGTACGGATCACACACCTGCCGACCGGCATCGTCGTCTCGATGCAGAACGAGAAGTCCCAGCTGCAGAACCGGGAACAGGCGATGCGGGTACTGCGCTCCCGGTTGCTGGCGGCCGCGCAGGAAGCGGCGGACCAGGAGGCGTCGGACGCCCGTCGCTCGCAGATCCGCACGGTGGACCGCTCGGAGCGGGTCCGCACGTACAACTTCCCGGAGAACCGCTTCTCCGACCACCGCGTCGGCTACAAGGCCCACAACCTCGATCAGGTCCTCGGCGGCGACCTCGAGCCCGTCATCAAAGCCCTCACCGAAGCGGACCTCGCAGCGCGCCTCGAGTCCGTCGATACCCAGTGAGCACAAAACAACACCCCCTCGCTCCGCTCGGGGGCGGGGATGGCGACGCCCACGCCCACGCAGCTGGTCCCACCGGCAGCCCGACCGCGCCGGGCAACGCGGGCGGCGCGCCTCCACCACCCAACGCGGGTGGCGCGGCTACTGCACCCAGCGCGGGTGGTGGGGTGCGGGAGGTTGTGGGTGCGGCGGGTGAGCGGTTGCGGGGGGCTGGGGTTGCGTCGCCGGAGTTTGATGCCGGTGAGTTGATGGCGTTCGTCACGGGGTCCAGCCGGTTGCACCTCTCCGAGCCGACCGTGGAGCAGCGGGCGCGGTACGACGAGCTGGTTGAACGGCGGATGCGGCGGGAGCCGTTGCAGCATCTGACGGGGACCGCGGCGTTCAGGTACCGGGAGCTGGCGGTGGGGCCGGGAGTGTTTGTGCCGCGGCCGGAGACCGAGGTGATGGTCGGGTGGGTGCTGGAGCGGATCGCCGGCGTACCGAATCCTTTGGTTGTCGATCTGTGCAGTGGGTCGGGGGCGATCGCGGGGGCGGTGGCGACCGAGCGGCCGGACAGCACGGTGCATGCGGTGGAGCTGTCCGCCGACGCCGTCGCGTGGGCTCGGCGGAATCTGGAAGGTACCGGGGCGATCCTGCACGAGGGGGACATCGCCGGATGTCTGCCGGAGCTCGACGGGCAGGTGGATGCGGTGATCTCGAACCCGCCGTACATCCCGTTGACCGCCTGGGAGTCCGTCACCACCGAGGTCCGCGACCACGACCCGGCGCTCGCGCTGTGGTCCGGCGACGACGGCCTCGACGAGATCAAGGTCGTCGCCGCCACCGCGGGCCGCCTCCTCAAGCCCGGCGGCTGGTTCGCCTGCGAACACGCCGACGTACAAGGCGAATCAGCCCCCGCAGTGTTCGCCGCCAGCGGCCTGTACGCCGAGGTCCGCGACCAACTGGACCTCTCCGGCCGCCACCGCTTCGCCACCGGCCGCCGGATCTGAACACCTGAGGGGTCAACCCCTGAGCTGGCCCCTTCACCTGCCGCATGCCAGCAGCGAACGGGCGACCTCAAGCGTTAACCCCCGAAATGGCGCCGCGGGGAGCGGGCGGGCGTAGCGCGCCGGGCGGAGCAGGCCGGGGAGGTGGGGGGAGTGGACCGGGTGCGGGCGATGCCGCGTGGGCGGGGAGGTCGGGCGGGCCTGGCGGTGTAGCAGGCCGGGTGGAGGGGGTTAGGTGCGGGTGATGCCGTGTGGGCGGGAGGTTGGGCGGGCTGGTGGTCTGGTCAGGTCCTGGTCGCGGATTCGGGCGGTGGGCGGCGCGTCGATGGGTCGGCGGGAGAGGCGGCAGACGACCAGGTGGTGGTCGGCGCCGGGGAGCTGGATCACCTCCGCCTGGCGGGTGATCAGGTCGCGCGTGGAGAACAGGCGGTCGATCGAGCGGCCGTCCGGGGTTGTCGCGGGTGGTGGGTCGCCGAACGCGTCCACCAGCCCGAGCCGTTCGCCGAAGAACTCCCGCGGGTTGGGCATGTTCAGATCACCCGCAACCACCGCCCGCCGGACACCCCGCGCCGCCAGCTCGCCCTGCAGATACGCCGCCAGCTGTACGCCGTACTCGCGCCCCGCCCCCTCCTGATACGTGTACTCGACCCCGTCCGCGCTCCGGAACATATGCACCGGGCAGACCTGCCCACCAACGATGTCCACCTCACCGAACGCCCCGAACTCCCCCCGCGCCACCACGAACCCCTTCGGATGCGGATCCATCGGAGCCCCTGTCCGCCAGTGCAGGTAGTCGATCGGCGGATCCGGCAGGTCGATCCGCTCCAGCTCGGTCAGCGCGTACGCCGAGACGATCCCTACGCCCAGTCGCTCGACGCCCGGGATGTGCGAGTCCGAGAACTCCTGCCGTGCGAACGACAGCTCCCGCCCCGGCATCGCCGCCGCGCCCAGCCGCTCCAGCTGATCGCCCCGGGTGTCGAGCTCCGTCACGATCAGTACGTCGGCCTGCAGCCCGGCGAGCGCCCGCCCGAAATCCGCGGTCCGGTCGGCGTCCGCGTAGCCGTCCGGCCCGACCAACCGCCCGCCGGCGACGTTCGCGAAGGCGATCGAGATCACTCGTAGACCACCAACTCCGGTCGTGGCTTCAGCGCCAGCACCTGCGCGGGCGTCATCAGCGGCCCGTGCCGCGTGTCCTCGGTGTAGAACAACTTGAACCCGGCATGCACGCCCGCGGGCAGCCGCGTGGTCAGCTTCGACCACGTCTTCAGCTTGTCCTTGCGCGCGCCGATCCCGTCGACCGACTTGATCGTCACCACGCCGGGATGTGCCTTGAGCGCGGCCTCGTCGCTGACGATCTTCGTCGACAGCTGATGGAACACGAACACCTTCTCGGGCAGGTGCTGGGCAGTCACCAGCCCCGAGAGGTACGCCGCGATCCTGTCCAGCTCGGCACCCGTCGTGTGCCCGAAGACCTTGCCCGGCACCTGCGTCGCCCCGACCGCCCACTCAGGATCGAACGCGAGCCCGACGTCCGGCTCCTTCAGCCACCGCTCCAGCCGCTGCACCTCGGGCAGGATCTTCGCGCGTCCGGGCTGGATGTCGAGCAGCAACAACATCCTGTGCTTCCGCGCGACCGTCAGGTACTGCGCGATCTTCGCGTCAGGCAACCGCCCGCGGTACATCCCGTCCTTACCGCGCGAGCCCCGAGCGACCACGGTGATCAGCTCCAGCACAGGCTGCGGCGTACGCCCGGCCGCATAAGCACGCGCCAGGGTCTCCAGCTTGGCGGCCTTCGCGTCCAGGTCCTTGTCCAGCGGCCCTAGCGCAGGAGAGCCAGGAAGACCGACGTACGCCACCAGTTGATAGTGAGGGAACAGCACCCGCCCGCCCCGCGGCAGACCGGCAGGCGCCGGCGGGAGAGCGGGCGTGGACCTGGTAGCAGGCGGAGGTGTCGCGGCCGGTGGGCGCTTGTCGCTGCAGCCGGTCAGGGCCAGCAGTACGACGGCTACCACCGCACAGGCTCTCCGCATCAGCCCAGCCAACCACACGTCACCGACCGAGCAGGTCGAGCCGCAGGTCGTCCGTCACGGGGCACGGTTTGTCAGCTACAGCGCGTTCACGCCCACGTAGGCGTCGATCTCGGACAGCAGGGCGGTCTTCACCGAGTCCTCGGCGAACGACTCGCGGACCGCGGTCTTCGCCAGTTCGCCGACGCCGGCCTCGTCGAGGTCGAGCAAGCGTGCAGCGACGGCGTACTCGTTGGTGAGGTCGGTGCCGAACATCGGCGGGTCGTCGGAGTTGATCGTCACCACGAGGCCGGCGTCGACCATCGCGCGCAGCGGGTGCACGTCGTACGAGTCGACCGCCCGGGTGGCGATGTTGGACGTCGGGCTGACCTCCAGCGGGATCCGGTGCTCGCCGAGGTAGTCCACCAGCGCCGGGTCCTGCATGGTCGACGTACCGTGGCCGATCCGCTCGGCCTTCAGCACCCGCAGCGCATCCCAGATCGTCTGCGGACCGGTCGTCTCACCGGCGTGCGGCAGGCTGTGCAGCCCGGCCGCGACGGCCGCCTCGAAGTGCGGCTGGAACTGCGGCCGCGGTACGCCGATCTCCGGACCGCCGAGCCCGAACCCGATCAGCCCCTCCGGCCGGATCCTGGTGGCGATCCGCAGCGTCTCGTCGGCGGCCGGGATGCCCGCCTCGCCGGAGATGTCGAAGATCCACCGCAGGACCAGGCCGAACTCCTTCTCGGCCGCGACCCGGGCGTCCTCGATCGCCTCGCAGAACGCCTCGGCCTGGATCCCGCGGACCACCGAGGTGTACGGCGTGACGGTCAGCTCGGCGTACCGCAGGTTCTGCTGCTCGGACATCTCGCGGGCGACCTCGTAGGTCAGCAGCCGGACGTCCTCGGGTGTCCGGACCAGCTCGACCACGGACAGGTAGATGTCGATGAAGTGGGCGAAGTCGCTGAACCTGAAGTACTCCGCCAGCGCCGCCGGGTCGGCCGGCACCGGCGAGTTCGGGTGCCGGGCGGCGAGCTCGGCGACGATCCGCGGCGAGGCGGACCCGACGTGGTGGACATGCAACTCGGCCTTCGGCAATCCGGCGAGGAACTCACGGGACACAGTCATGACCGGGATCCTAAAGAGTGCTGCGGGTTCGAGGCCGCAAAGCTGACAATCAACTGTCAGGAACCGGCCCGGCTACCTCCCGCCCCCGCGGGAGTGGCACGATTCACTCCGTGAGTGAGCGCTTCGACTTCACCGGGGACGAACTGGCACCGGCGTACCGCGCAGCGGTGGACGCCATCGAGGCCGGGGACCTGGTCGTGCTGCCGACCGACACCGTCTACGGAATCGCTGCCGACGCCTTCAAGGCGGACGCCGTGCAGCGGCTGATGGACGCCAAGGGCCGCGGCCGGGACATGCCGCCGCCGGTGCTGATTTCGGTGGTGGAGTCGCTGGACGCGCTCGCCACCGACGTACCGGACGCCGGACGGAAGCTCTGCGAGGAGTTCTGGCCCGGCCCGCTGACGGTGATCTGCCACGCGCAGAGTTCGCTGATGTGGGACCTGGGGGAGACCCAGGGCACGGTCGCGCTCCGGGTGCCGGACCACGAGAACACCCGCGAGCTGCTGTCCCGCACCGGGCCGCTCGCGGTCAGCTCGGCGAACACCTCCGGCAAGCCTGCGGCGCTGGACGTGTACGACGCCGAGGAACAGCTGGGCGAGTCGGTCGCGGTGTACCTGGACGGCGACCGGGTGAGCGGCGGCCAGCCGTCGACGATCGTCGACATCACCGGCGAGACACCCCGCGTACTGCGCGTCGGCGCACTGTCCGTCGAACAACTCCGCGCCGTCGCCCCGGACCTGACCGCGTACGACGAACCCGAGCCCCCCACGAAGCCGGCCGACGAAGCCGAGCCGGCCGAAGAAGCCAAGCCGGTAGACGAAGCCGAGCCGGCCGGTGACGCCAAGCCGGTCGACGAAGAGAAGCCGGTCGATCAAGCCAAGCCGGTAGACGAAGCCAAGCCGGTAGACGAAGCCAAGCCCGTAGACGAAGCCAAGCCAACTGATGAGCCGGCTGAGGCGTCCAACAAGCAGGACGAGAAGAAGACCGACTCCGATGTGAGGCCTGCGGACTAGTGCGCGAGTACCTGCTGGTCCTGTTCGTGGCGATGGCCACGACCTTCCTGCTGACCGGCGTCGCCCGGCAGATCGCGATGCGGTACGGCGCGGTCGCCAAGGTCCGGGCCCGGGACGTGCACAAGGTGCCGATCCCGTACTTCGGCGGCCTGTCGATCCTCGGCGGCCTGATCGCCGGGTACGCGGTCGCCTCGAACCTGCCGTTCCTCGGCAACAGCCTGCAGGTCGCGCACGACGCCCGCGCGATCCTGGTCGGCGGCGTGGTGATCTGCGCGGTCGGCGTGGTCGACGACCTGTACGAGCTGGACGCGATCACCAAGCTGGCCGGCGAGGTGCTCGCGGTCGGCGTACTCGTTGTCCAAGGCATCCAGTTGTACTGGCTGCCGCTGCCCGGTGGGGTGATCTCGCCGTCGCCCGCGCAGCTCGCCGTACTCACCGCCGGCATCCTGCTGGTGTCCTGCAACGCGGTGAACTTCGTCGACGGCCTGGACGGCCTGGCGGCCGGCGTGACCGCGATCGGTGCGACCGCGTTCTTCATCTACTCGTACCTG
This genomic interval carries:
- the thrB gene encoding homoserine kinase; this translates as MPATSANLGPGFDAFGLALTLYDELVVTPGGSGVTVQVSGCGEGEVPLDESHLVVRAIRAGLEVLGASVPGFTLRCENRIPHGRGLGSSSAAIVGGLAAAYALAGEPVDRERLVVLANEIEGHPDNVAAAALGGFTIAWTEGTTSDKELGRAVRLEPAAGTAAVAYVPDNRVLTKEARGLLPGVVSHSDAAANAGKAALLVAALTGRPELLLTATEDRLHQEYREPAMPESLALVHELRRSGLAAIVSGAGPTVAVLGGDDDKSAGRTGFFRGTPDAPDGWTKYELGVDPVGVQVWSMEAG
- the rho gene encoding transcription termination factor Rho, producing MTETVEASSGADAAATTATRRRKAGGGLEGMLLPELKQLAGTLGIKGTGALRKGQLIEAIKAAQAGSSAGGSTGRSRAKAMQPTLDEAAEAPAAKTAETPAKRDGGSRRSRAAAQKDAATDAAPSEAPAQHDVQHDARQNGAAPEAAVEAPAARQPQPEPAAQNGAQAGQVEERTDDRGENQGRTRDRNNNRSRDNQNREQNRDNNRDAQRDSRDAQRDGNREQSRDNRGRDNQGRDNQGRDNRGDNQRNRQDRQDRQDRQDRQDLNDRNIDRGEDGEGRRRRRRGRDRERTRDGQGGRDGGRDSGRDGGRDSVRDSVRDNSRNRGRGERYDAEPTISEDDVLVPAAGILDVLDNYAFVRTSGYLPGPNDVYVALSMVKRYGLRKGDAITGAVKQPQEGERKEKFNPLVRIDTVNGADPEIAKQRQDFNKLTPLYATERLRLETEPGILTTRIVDIVSPIGKGQRGLIVSPPKAGKTMVLQALANAITTNNPEVHLMVVLVDERPEEVTDMQRTVKGEVIASTFDRPADDHTTVAELAIERAKRLVELGHDVVVLLDSITRLGRAYNIAAPASGRILSGGVDSSALYPPKRFFGAARNIEDGGSLTILATALIETGSKMDEVIFEEFKGTGNMELRLRREFADRRIFPAIDVVASGTRREELLMSKDETQVVWKLRRVLSALDGQAALELLIGKLKESKSNIEFLLQVNKTTPSTGSSHGTTNGD
- the rpmE gene encoding 50S ribosomal protein L31, whose amino-acid sequence is MKSDIHPTYVETTVTCTCGATFTTRSTAENGVIHADVCSQCHPFYTGKQKILDTGGRVARFEKRYAKK
- the prfA gene encoding peptide chain release factor 1, which encodes MFEAVETLKAEYAELERQMSEPELHSDQANARRVGKRYAALAPVVRTYDEWLQTGDDIEAARELASEDPAFAEEATRLTARRDELTDKLQTLLVPRDPNDDKDAILEIKAGEGGDESALFAGDLLKMYLKYAESQNWKTEVLDSAESDLGGYKSITVAVKAKGTPEPGDAPYAKLKFEGGVHRVQRVPVTESQGRIHTSAAGVLVLPEAEDVDVEIDQNDLRIDVFRSSGPGGQSVNTTDSAVRITHLPTGIVVSMQNEKSQLQNREQAMRVLRSRLLAAAQEAADQEASDARRSQIRTVDRSERVRTYNFPENRFSDHRVGYKAHNLDQVLGGDLEPVIKALTEADLAARLESVDTQ
- the prmC gene encoding peptide chain release factor N(5)-glutamine methyltransferase — translated: MREVVGAAGERLRGAGVASPEFDAGELMAFVTGSSRLHLSEPTVEQRARYDELVERRMRREPLQHLTGTAAFRYRELAVGPGVFVPRPETEVMVGWVLERIAGVPNPLVVDLCSGSGAIAGAVATERPDSTVHAVELSADAVAWARRNLEGTGAILHEGDIAGCLPELDGQVDAVISNPPYIPLTAWESVTTEVRDHDPALALWSGDDGLDEIKVVAATAGRLLKPGGWFACEHADVQGESAPAVFAASGLYAEVRDQLDLSGRHRFATGRRI
- a CDS encoding endonuclease/exonuclease/phosphatase family protein, with the translated sequence MISIAFANVAGGRLVGPDGYADADRTADFGRALAGLQADVLIVTELDTRGDQLERLGAAAMPGRELSFARQEFSDSHIPGVERLGVGIVSAYALTELERIDLPDPPIDYLHWRTGAPMDPHPKGFVVARGEFGAFGEVDIVGGQVCPVHMFRSADGVEYTYQEGAGREYGVQLAAYLQGELAARGVRRAVVAGDLNMPNPREFFGERLGLVDAFGDPPPATTPDGRSIDRLFSTRDLITRQAEVIQLPGADHHLVVCRLSRRPIDAPPTARIRDQDLTRPPARPTSRPHGITRT
- a CDS encoding adenosine deaminase; amino-acid sequence: MTVSREFLAGLPKAELHVHHVGSASPRIVAELAARHPNSPVPADPAALAEYFRFSDFAHFIDIYLSVVELVRTPEDVRLLTYEVAREMSEQQNLRYAELTVTPYTSVVRGIQAEAFCEAIEDARVAAEKEFGLVLRWIFDISGEAGIPAADETLRIATRIRPEGLIGFGLGGPEIGVPRPQFQPHFEAAVAAGLHSLPHAGETTGPQTIWDALRVLKAERIGHGTSTMQDPALVDYLGEHRIPLEVSPTSNIATRAVDSYDVHPLRAMVDAGLVVTINSDDPPMFGTDLTNEYAVAARLLDLDEAGVGELAKTAVRESFAEDSVKTALLSEIDAYVGVNAL
- a CDS encoding L-threonylcarbamoyladenylate synthase; the encoded protein is MSERFDFTGDELAPAYRAAVDAIEAGDLVVLPTDTVYGIAADAFKADAVQRLMDAKGRGRDMPPPVLISVVESLDALATDVPDAGRKLCEEFWPGPLTVICHAQSSLMWDLGETQGTVALRVPDHENTRELLSRTGPLAVSSANTSGKPAALDVYDAEEQLGESVAVYLDGDRVSGGQPSTIVDITGETPRVLRVGALSVEQLRAVAPDLTAYDEPEPPTKPADEAEPAEEAKPVDEAEPAGDAKPVDEEKPVDQAKPVDEAKPVDEAKPVDEAKPTDEPAEASNKQDEKKTDSDVRPAD